In one Arenibacter antarcticus genomic region, the following are encoded:
- a CDS encoding substrate-binding domain-containing protein: MIKKKYTIKDIAQMAGVSKGTVDRVLHNRGKVSKDAFEKVDSILKNIDFKPNLHARNLKNNKIYSIAVLLPDPNIESFWNSANKGITAASNEFNPFGIQVKKYFYDPIDKFSFVEQSQKAIKSGPNVLIMVPTFLKESEEVLRICKNTNIFTILFNNQLNTLTDYVFIGQDLNQSGRVAANLMNRIIKENDTIAIVHINKEPHMEQKENGFKNYFKEHSGSKHVITTQTFKSNNELVFSKAVALFLKENPKTSAFYITNSKAYLFLNILQDLNKKDITIIGYDVLKENIKYLKEGKIDFLIHQKPYKQAYLCVANIAKHFLFGKNLPTLKFLPIDIITSENAHYHL; this comes from the coding sequence ATGATTAAAAAAAAGTACACCATTAAGGATATTGCTCAAATGGCAGGTGTTTCCAAGGGCACTGTGGATAGGGTATTACATAATCGAGGAAAAGTATCAAAGGACGCTTTCGAAAAAGTAGATAGTATACTTAAAAATATCGATTTTAAACCCAATCTCCACGCAAGAAATCTCAAAAACAACAAAATTTATTCAATAGCCGTTCTGCTTCCAGATCCAAATATAGAATCCTTTTGGAATTCCGCCAACAAAGGGATTACTGCTGCTTCAAATGAATTTAACCCATTTGGCATACAGGTCAAAAAATATTTTTATGATCCGATTGATAAGTTTTCTTTTGTAGAACAGTCCCAAAAAGCGATAAAATCTGGTCCAAATGTACTTATAATGGTGCCCACTTTTTTAAAAGAGTCAGAGGAAGTATTAAGAATATGTAAAAACACCAATATCTTCACAATCCTGTTCAACAACCAACTTAATACGTTAACAGATTATGTTTTTATAGGCCAAGACCTTAATCAAAGTGGTAGGGTAGCTGCCAACCTAATGAATAGGATTATCAAAGAAAATGACACCATTGCCATTGTCCATATAAACAAAGAACCTCATATGGAGCAAAAGGAAAATGGGTTTAAAAATTATTTTAAAGAACACAGCGGCAGTAAACATGTTATTACTACGCAAACATTTAAGTCCAACAATGAATTGGTCTTTAGTAAGGCAGTAGCATTATTTCTAAAGGAGAACCCTAAGACAAGTGCGTTCTACATTACCAATTCCAAAGCATATCTGTTTCTTAACATTTTACAAGATTTGAATAAAAAAGATATTACAATTATTGGATATGATGTATTAAAGGAAAATATCAAATATCTAAAAGAAGGTAAAATCGATTTTTTAATCCACCAAAAACCTTACAAACAAGCTTATTTATGCGTTGCAAATATTGCGAAGCATTTCCTTTTTGGAAAGAATTTACCTACTTTGAAATTCCTACCCATTGATATCATTACCTCCGAAAACGCCCATTATCACCTCTAG
- a CDS encoding sodium:solute symporter codes for MASIDWIILGGTLLFIVGYGVWKTTGSKNVHDYVLGGNSTKWWTIGLSVMATQASAITFLSTPGQAYHDGMGFVQFYFGLPLAMIIICIVFIPLYHRLKVYTAYEFLENRFDLKTRSLAAILFLIQRGLAAGITIFAPSIILSAVLGWDLRTLNIIIGILVIIYTVSGGTKAVSVTQKQQMFIIMTGMFIAFFFILGYLPDNITFTKALKVAGASDKLNILDFDFNTSSRYTFWSGITGGLFLALAYFGTDQSQVQRYLSGKSVRESQLGLIFNGILKIPMQFFILLVGVMVFVFFQYNHSPLNFNPAATNAVMNSPYAEDYQILEKEHLSLEVEKRIAQNKFSAALDLKEYDATQDAKQQIININNKEKINREVAKSLISKADGSVETNDKDYVFIHFILHYLPKGLIGLLLAVILSAAMSSTAAELNALGTITALDLYKRNNKGEHTPQHYVKVSKLFTLMWGVIAILIACFANLFDNLIQLVNIIGSIFYGNVLGIFLIAFFFRFIKGNAVFVAALITQVIVIMGWYLDWMSYLWLNAFGCSLVILLAFVLESFDRLLKVSPVKS; via the coding sequence ATGGCAAGTATAGATTGGATTATACTTGGGGGAACGCTGCTTTTTATAGTTGGTTACGGTGTTTGGAAAACAACTGGGAGCAAAAATGTTCACGATTATGTACTTGGAGGTAATTCTACCAAATGGTGGACCATAGGCCTATCTGTCATGGCCACACAGGCCAGTGCCATCACCTTTTTATCTACTCCTGGACAAGCGTATCATGACGGGATGGGGTTTGTACAGTTCTATTTTGGACTCCCGTTGGCTATGATTATCATCTGTATTGTATTTATACCCCTTTACCATCGACTGAAAGTATACACTGCTTATGAGTTTTTGGAAAATCGGTTCGATTTAAAGACCAGGAGCTTGGCCGCAATTCTGTTCCTAATACAACGTGGACTTGCGGCGGGAATCACCATTTTCGCCCCCTCTATAATCTTATCTGCGGTATTGGGGTGGGATTTGCGGACACTTAATATCATTATCGGGATATTGGTAATTATTTACACGGTATCAGGGGGCACAAAGGCTGTAAGTGTAACCCAAAAACAGCAAATGTTTATTATAATGACCGGAATGTTTATCGCATTCTTCTTTATTTTAGGCTATCTACCGGACAATATTACATTTACCAAAGCCTTAAAGGTCGCAGGTGCCAGTGATAAATTAAATATATTGGACTTCGATTTTAACACCTCAAGTAGATATACATTTTGGAGTGGTATTACAGGCGGACTTTTCCTAGCCCTTGCTTATTTTGGAACAGACCAAAGTCAGGTACAACGTTATCTTTCAGGAAAATCTGTTCGTGAAAGTCAATTGGGACTGATATTTAATGGAATACTAAAGATTCCCATGCAATTCTTTATTCTTTTAGTGGGTGTTATGGTCTTTGTTTTTTTTCAGTACAACCATTCCCCTTTAAACTTTAATCCAGCAGCCACCAATGCGGTAATGAACTCCCCCTATGCCGAGGATTATCAAATTTTAGAGAAGGAACATCTAAGCCTAGAGGTCGAAAAAAGAATAGCACAGAACAAATTTTCCGCAGCTTTGGATCTTAAGGAGTACGACGCAACCCAAGACGCCAAGCAGCAGATCATTAACATTAACAATAAGGAGAAAATTAATCGGGAAGTCGCAAAGTCACTTATTTCTAAAGCAGATGGTAGTGTTGAGACCAATGACAAAGATTATGTCTTTATCCATTTTATCCTGCACTACTTACCTAAAGGATTAATCGGTCTTTTGTTGGCCGTTATCCTGTCAGCAGCGATGTCCTCTACCGCCGCCGAATTGAACGCCTTAGGAACCATTACCGCCTTAGACCTGTATAAACGCAACAATAAAGGCGAACATACACCTCAACATTACGTAAAAGTATCGAAATTATTTACGTTAATGTGGGGTGTTATTGCAATATTGATTGCATGCTTCGCTAATCTCTTTGATAATTTAATACAATTGGTAAATATTATTGGATCTATTTTTTACGGGAATGTTTTGGGCATCTTTTTAATTGCCTTTTTCTTTAGATTTATTAAAGGGAATGCCGTTTTTGTAGCTGCTCTAATCACCCAAGTTATCGTTATTATGGGATGGTATTTAGATTGGATGTCCTATCTGTGGTTAAATGCCTTTGGATGTAGCCTTGTTATATTGCTGGCATTTGTTTTAGAGAGCTTTGACCGTTTGTTAAAGGTATCACCGGTGAAATCATAG
- a CDS encoding SusC/RagA family TonB-linked outer membrane protein: MLKKLVLFFVLVFGTYPLLAQSKTVTGTVVDDSGAQLPGVNVVEKGTTNGTSTDFDGNYSIEISNSTGTLVYSSLGYSSTEVPINGQSTINVTLSEDAEQLGEVVVTALGITKEQRKVGYAVTTVDGDNFTKARETNVANSLAGRVAGVSIKGTSSGPGGTSKIFMRGLSSTSGGSPLFVIDGVPLDNTQRGSAGQWGGADGGDGIGNINPDDIDKMTVLKGQSASALYGSRASNGVILITTKKGKKGTDWEISYNTNYSVEQGVDYTDFQKQYGQGIGGIKPVTAPDARTTARSAWGAKLDGSQVVGFDGNQYSYDVAKNNYLDFYRTGSNFTNTVGVTKGLGNGSFRASGSYLDAKSIVPNSGLKRYNFSISADQNITDKLNVAASVSYIDEQTDNRPTLSDGPRNPNNFLFLAPNVDPTIYAPGYDPITGAETVFSDDIYVTNPYFIANQGVNDYGRKRTISILSTKYNFTEKIYAMVRMGNDVANDTFFDVEPWGLAYTADLKGNLSNKGQSERSEFNLEGLLGGSFVFNLDFELDAIIGANLRKNKYETVGVGGNRFVLPYLYSPFNVVDIRRSYDFDKREVQSAYYSLDLSYKRYLTLSTTGRYDTYSTLPAENREIFTPSVTGAFTFSDLVDSESITYGKLRASYAVTSGEPNDPYLTSVYYNSGNTFNGIPTGSSPTSLPNKLKPFTISEYEFGLDIKFFQNRLAFDISYFDKKTKNEIQNANYSISSGFSSGVIGNGSIQNKGLEVLVTGVPIQNDNFSWTSSINITTLKNEVLKTDLDDNPINLGQNRGTLGNAVTSFVVGEAGPQIRAYDYEYDANGGIVVDANGLPVRGEFKNFGSVLPNLYGGWNNDFNYKGFNLSFLIDYSFGNKVLSATEYYSTWRGLNKTTLLGREGGVTTNGITADAEVYYKALAQNVTGTSVVDGDFIKLRQLVLGYTLPSQLFQNTSVLKGVNISLVARNLAILMRDSKNIDPENNFGSNVNYTGIEGTSLPSTRSIGLNVNFKLQ; this comes from the coding sequence ATGTTAAAAAAACTCGTATTATTTTTTGTGCTGGTTTTCGGAACTTATCCGCTGCTGGCTCAAAGTAAAACGGTGACAGGGACAGTCGTCGACGATTCGGGCGCACAGCTGCCTGGAGTCAATGTCGTAGAAAAAGGAACCACGAATGGTACATCAACAGATTTTGATGGCAACTACTCTATTGAAATTTCAAACTCTACTGGCACATTAGTCTATTCATCATTAGGTTATTCCTCCACGGAAGTTCCAATTAATGGTCAATCTACTATCAATGTAACTTTATCTGAAGATGCTGAGCAACTAGGCGAAGTAGTTGTAACTGCTCTTGGTATTACAAAAGAACAACGAAAGGTAGGATATGCAGTTACCACCGTGGATGGTGATAATTTCACCAAAGCGCGTGAGACCAACGTTGCCAATTCTTTGGCTGGACGTGTGGCCGGGGTTAGTATTAAGGGAACTAGTAGTGGTCCAGGTGGCACCTCAAAGATATTTATGCGTGGTCTCTCTAGTACTTCTGGTGGATCACCATTATTTGTTATAGACGGTGTACCCTTGGACAATACTCAACGAGGAAGTGCTGGCCAATGGGGCGGTGCCGATGGCGGAGATGGTATTGGAAATATCAACCCGGATGATATTGATAAAATGACCGTCCTTAAGGGGCAGTCTGCATCTGCTTTATATGGATCTAGGGCCTCCAATGGGGTGATTTTAATTACAACCAAAAAAGGAAAAAAAGGTACTGATTGGGAAATCTCTTACAACACTAATTATTCTGTAGAACAAGGGGTTGATTATACAGATTTTCAAAAACAATATGGACAAGGAATAGGTGGTATTAAACCAGTTACTGCTCCTGATGCACGTACTACGGCAAGATCAGCTTGGGGTGCCAAATTGGACGGTAGCCAAGTTGTCGGTTTCGATGGAAATCAATACAGCTATGATGTCGCTAAAAATAATTACCTTGATTTTTACAGGACTGGAAGTAATTTCACAAATACCGTTGGGGTTACCAAAGGTTTAGGAAATGGTTCATTTAGAGCATCTGGTTCCTATCTTGATGCGAAGTCGATTGTACCCAATAGTGGCTTAAAAAGATATAATTTTAGCATTAGTGCAGATCAAAACATTACTGACAAATTAAATGTTGCCGCTTCCGTATCCTATATTGACGAGCAAACGGATAATCGTCCAACTCTAAGTGATGGTCCAAGAAACCCAAATAATTTCCTGTTTCTGGCGCCCAATGTAGATCCTACAATTTATGCTCCTGGATATGACCCTATAACTGGTGCTGAAACGGTATTTAGTGATGATATATATGTTACTAATCCATATTTTATTGCCAACCAAGGCGTAAACGATTATGGAAGAAAAAGAACCATCTCTATTTTGTCCACAAAATATAACTTCACTGAGAAGATATATGCTATGGTCCGTATGGGTAATGACGTTGCAAATGATACGTTCTTTGACGTAGAACCTTGGGGATTGGCCTATACAGCAGATCTTAAGGGTAATCTAAGCAATAAAGGCCAATCTGAGCGTTCAGAATTTAACTTGGAAGGCTTATTAGGAGGCTCTTTTGTATTTAATCTGGATTTTGAATTAGATGCAATTATAGGGGCCAACTTAAGAAAGAATAAATATGAGACTGTTGGTGTAGGTGGAAATCGCTTTGTACTACCTTATCTATATTCACCTTTTAATGTAGTAGACATTAGAAGATCTTATGACTTTGATAAACGAGAGGTTCAATCAGCTTATTATTCTTTAGATTTAAGTTATAAAAGGTATTTGACTCTAAGTACAACTGGTCGATATGACACCTACTCTACCTTACCCGCTGAAAATAGAGAAATATTTACTCCTTCCGTTACAGGTGCTTTTACCTTTTCAGATTTAGTAGATTCAGAGAGCATTACATATGGAAAATTAAGAGCTTCCTATGCGGTTACTAGTGGTGAGCCTAATGACCCCTATCTAACTTCGGTGTATTATAATTCTGGCAACACCTTTAACGGAATACCCACGGGATCTTCACCAACCAGTTTACCTAATAAGTTAAAACCATTTACAATTAGCGAGTATGAATTTGGATTAGATATTAAATTTTTCCAAAACAGACTGGCTTTTGATATTTCTTATTTTGATAAGAAAACTAAAAATGAGATTCAAAATGCAAACTACTCCATATCTTCCGGATTTTCTTCTGGTGTAATTGGTAATGGTTCTATTCAGAATAAAGGTTTAGAAGTTTTGGTAACCGGTGTCCCAATTCAAAACGATAATTTCTCATGGACAAGTTCAATCAATATAACTACTTTAAAAAATGAAGTGTTAAAAACTGATTTGGATGATAATCCTATAAACCTTGGTCAGAATAGGGGTACATTGGGTAATGCCGTCACCTCCTTTGTAGTTGGAGAGGCAGGTCCCCAAATCAGGGCATACGACTATGAATATGATGCCAACGGTGGTATAGTAGTCGACGCTAATGGTCTTCCTGTAAGGGGCGAATTTAAAAATTTTGGTTCTGTCCTACCTAACCTTTATGGAGGTTGGAACAACGATTTCAATTACAAAGGATTTAATCTTTCATTTTTAATAGATTATAGTTTTGGTAACAAAGTACTTTCCGCTACTGAATATTATTCAACATGGAGGGGATTAAACAAAACGACTCTACTAGGTAGAGAAGGTGGAGTTACAACCAATGGAATAACCGCAGATGCAGAAGTTTATTATAAGGCTCTAGCCCAAAATGTTACTGGGACAAGTGTTGTTGATGGTGATTTTATTAAATTACGACAGTTGGTCCTGGGTTATACATTGCCTTCACAATTATTCCAAAACACAAGTGTACTTAAAGGTGTAAATATCTCCTTGGTTGCTAGAAACTTGGCCATTTTAATGAGAGATTCTAAGAATATTGACCCTGAGAATAATTTTGGTTCCAATGTTAACTATACTGGTATAGAAGGAACAAGTTTACCTTCTACCCGAAGCATAGGGTTAAATGTTAATTTTAAATTACAATAA